One part of the Sphingopyxis sp. PAMC25046 genome encodes these proteins:
- the queA gene encoding tRNA preQ1(34) S-adenosylmethionine ribosyltransferase-isomerase QueA, with product MRVDAFDFELPSERIALRPARPRDAARMLVVDGGDIRDAGVRDLPAWLRPGDCLVFNDTRVIPAQLEGRRGDAKIGATLHKRIDLRRWQAFVRNAKRLRVGETVDFGAGVQALAEERLADGSFILAFAGDEPVELLLERAGTMPLPPYIAGKRATDADDRRDYQTMFAREDGAVAAPTAALHFTPTLLEAVAAAGIRSETLTLHVGAGTFLPVKADDTDDHIMHAEWGRIDAATAARLNAVRAGGGRVIAVGTTSLRLLESAAADDGTIAPFAGDTAIFITPGYRFKAIDGLMTNFHLPRSTLFMLVSALMGLETMQAAYAHAIEAEYRFYSYGDASLLLPRQSDRSA from the coding sequence ATGCGCGTCGACGCCTTCGATTTCGAGCTGCCCAGTGAACGCATCGCGCTGCGCCCCGCGCGCCCGCGCGATGCGGCGCGCATGCTTGTCGTCGATGGCGGGGACATTAGGGATGCCGGGGTGCGCGATCTGCCGGCGTGGTTACGCCCCGGCGATTGCCTCGTCTTCAACGATACGCGCGTCATCCCGGCGCAGCTCGAGGGGCGTAGAGGCGACGCGAAAATCGGCGCGACCTTGCACAAGCGGATCGACCTCCGCCGCTGGCAAGCCTTCGTACGCAACGCCAAGCGGCTGCGCGTCGGCGAGACGGTCGATTTCGGCGCAGGCGTCCAGGCGCTCGCCGAGGAGCGGCTGGCCGACGGCAGTTTCATTCTCGCCTTCGCCGGCGACGAGCCGGTCGAACTGCTGCTCGAGCGCGCAGGCACGATGCCGCTGCCGCCCTATATCGCGGGCAAGCGCGCGACCGACGCCGACGACCGCCGCGACTATCAGACGATGTTCGCGCGCGAGGATGGCGCGGTTGCAGCGCCAACCGCCGCGCTGCACTTTACGCCGACGTTGCTCGAAGCCGTCGCGGCGGCCGGAATCCGAAGCGAGACGCTGACGCTTCACGTCGGCGCCGGAACCTTTCTGCCGGTGAAGGCAGACGACACCGACGACCATATCATGCACGCCGAATGGGGACGGATCGACGCCGCGACCGCCGCCCGCCTCAATGCGGTCCGCGCGGGCGGCGGGCGCGTGATCGCGGTCGGGACGACCAGCCTGCGCCTGCTCGAAAGCGCCGCCGCCGACGACGGCACCATCGCGCCCTTCGCGGGCGACACCGCGATCTTCATCACCCCGGGCTACCGCTTCAAGGCTATCGACGGGCTGATGACCAACTTTCATCTGCCGCGCTCGACCTTGTTCATGCTGGTCAGCGCGTTGATGGGGTTGGAGACGATGCAGGCGGCATACGCCCACGCCATCGAAGCCGAATACCGCTTCTACAGCTATGGCGATGCCAGCCTGCTGCTGCCGCGTCAGAGCGACCGGTCGGCATAG
- the coaD gene encoding pantetheine-phosphate adenylyltransferase — protein MRVGVYPGTFDPITLGHMDIIRRGAKLVDRLVIGVTTNITKSPMFDDDERIAMVKAEVASIEGDIRVVGFNSLLMDFAEREGASVIVRGLRAVADFEYEYQMAGMNQQLNDRIETIFLMADVGLQPIASRLVKEIAIFGGDIHKFVTPAVREAVTARIAERGLRQGEG, from the coding sequence ATGCGGGTGGGGGTTTATCCGGGCACGTTCGATCCGATCACGCTCGGCCATATGGACATCATCCGGCGCGGCGCAAAGCTGGTCGACCGGCTGGTGATCGGGGTGACGACGAACATCACCAAGTCGCCGATGTTCGACGACGACGAACGCATCGCGATGGTGAAGGCCGAGGTCGCGTCGATCGAGGGCGACATCCGCGTCGTCGGCTTCAACTCGCTGCTGATGGATTTTGCCGAGCGCGAGGGGGCGAGTGTCATCGTCCGCGGGCTGCGCGCGGTCGCCGACTTCGAATATGAATATCAGATGGCGGGGATGAACCAGCAGTTGAACGACCGGATCGAAACGATCTTCCTGATGGCCGACGTCGGCTTGCAGCCGATCGCTTCGCGTCTGGTCAAGGAAATTGCGATCTTCGGCGGCGACATCCATAAATTCGTGACCCCCGCGGTGCGCGAGGCGGTCACCGCGCGTATCGCCGAACGCGGCCTTCGCCAGGGCGAAGGGTGA
- a CDS encoding MerR family transcriptional regulator, with protein sequence MRTVRQVAKAAGISVRTLHHYDAIGLLKPGHVGTNGYRYYGREELLRLQQILFYRELGLPLAEIAAVLDDPAFDPLAALHEHRAALEGRIGHYRTLIRTIDRTIASLEKDEDMNDNDYYAGIAPETRDRWQREAEEFWGKDAVAAAQAKARTFSKEQVAAIQAEMEAIRADFLRLFREGADPASETVQAVTDRHYRWVSHSWTPDAAAFKGLGRYYVENPEFRGTYDAGDLPGCPEFIAEAMAIYADRSL encoded by the coding sequence ATGCGGACGGTTCGGCAAGTGGCGAAGGCAGCGGGTATCAGCGTCAGGACGCTGCATCATTATGATGCCATCGGCCTGCTGAAGCCCGGCCATGTTGGCACCAACGGCTATCGCTATTACGGCAGGGAGGAGTTGCTGCGGCTGCAGCAGATCCTCTTTTACCGCGAACTCGGCCTGCCGCTGGCGGAGATCGCCGCCGTGCTCGACGATCCGGCGTTCGACCCGCTGGCCGCGCTGCATGAGCACCGCGCCGCTCTGGAAGGCCGGATCGGCCATTATCGGACCCTCATCCGCACCATCGATCGCACGATCGCATCATTGGAAAAGGACGAGGACATGAACGACAACGACTATTACGCTGGCATCGCCCCCGAAACGCGCGACCGCTGGCAGCGCGAGGCCGAGGAATTCTGGGGCAAGGATGCCGTCGCAGCCGCCCAGGCAAAGGCACGGACCTTCAGCAAGGAACAGGTCGCCGCGATCCAGGCCGAAATGGAGGCGATCCGCGCCGACTTCCTGCGCCTGTTCCGCGAGGGCGCCGATCCCGCCTCCGAAACGGTGCAGGCGGTGACCGACCGCCATTATCGCTGGGTCTCGCACAGCTGGACGCCCGATGCCGCGGCGTTCAAGGGCCTCGGGCGCTATTATGTCGAAAACCCAGAATTTCGGGGTACCTATGATGCCGGGGACTTGCCTGGCTGCCCCGAATTCATCGCCGAGGCGATGGCGATCTATGCCGACCGGTCGCTCTGA
- a CDS encoding helix-turn-helix domain-containing protein gives MPIHAMIEQEKDAADGARGAARMHMRLETSGSLDGQQGTAVIIHNLSATGMLIETTSDLDIGQRITVSLPETPDCTASIVWRSEALAGCRFDRPLSRAALSAAQLRNPLPQDVDPATVAADSELLADRLLRLRQERGLSRVELSNRTGFSKPSIWAWESGKTMPRRSNLIALAEVFGLSERELLAGAPAAASPEPSATTNRLHELIETSREAIATLAGVEPDKVRITIEY, from the coding sequence ATGCCCATTCACGCGATGATCGAACAGGAAAAGGACGCCGCCGACGGAGCGCGCGGCGCCGCGCGCATGCACATGCGTCTGGAAACCTCGGGGTCGCTGGACGGCCAGCAGGGCACCGCCGTCATCATCCACAATCTGTCGGCCACCGGGATGCTGATCGAAACCACCTCCGATCTCGACATCGGCCAACGGATCACGGTGAGCTTGCCCGAAACGCCCGACTGCACGGCGTCCATCGTGTGGCGAAGCGAGGCACTCGCCGGTTGCCGTTTCGACCGGCCGCTCTCGCGCGCCGCGCTCAGCGCCGCGCAGCTGCGCAATCCACTCCCGCAGGACGTGGACCCCGCCACCGTCGCGGCGGACAGCGAGTTGCTGGCCGACCGGCTGCTTCGGTTGCGGCAGGAACGCGGTCTCAGCCGCGTCGAGCTGTCAAACCGGACGGGCTTCAGCAAGCCGAGCATCTGGGCATGGGAAAGCGGCAAGACGATGCCGCGGCGCAGCAACCTGATCGCGCTGGCCGAGGTTTTTGGCCTATCCGAACGCGAACTGCTCGCCGGAGCGCCCGCCGCCGCTTCGCCCGAGCCGTCGGCGACGACGAACCGGCTGCATGAACTGATCGAGACGAGCCGCGAAGCAATCGCCACGTTGGCCGGCGTAGAGCCCGACAAGGTCCGGATCACGATAGAATATTAG
- a CDS encoding peptidylprolyl isomerase, with the protein MKSSFRPLVLTAMAFGLATAAVAQEAPPAPSPNPEGSQPAPPVETPAPAPAETPAPAPEAADGTPAADAPAVPAMAPEQYMGVPEYMLNLDLSTGGRVVIQLYPNVAPNHVERIKQLARAGFYDGIKFHRVIDGFMAQTGDPTATGQGGSQLPDLKAEFNPTPHLRGTLSMARAQSEDSANSQFFIMLQPRFSLDRRYTAFGRVVSGMQYIDAIHKGEPPEVMSRMVQVSVAADNKPMPPASMLTETVPAPAVVPTVTADELNAPISQ; encoded by the coding sequence ATGAAATCTTCCTTCCGCCCCTTGGTATTGACGGCGATGGCGTTCGGTCTCGCGACGGCCGCCGTGGCGCAGGAAGCGCCGCCCGCGCCCTCGCCGAACCCCGAGGGAAGCCAGCCGGCGCCGCCGGTGGAAACACCCGCTCCGGCGCCGGCCGAAACGCCCGCCCCCGCGCCCGAGGCGGCCGACGGGACGCCGGCGGCGGACGCGCCCGCAGTTCCGGCAATGGCGCCCGAGCAATATATGGGCGTCCCCGAATATATGCTCAACCTCGACCTCTCGACGGGCGGGCGCGTGGTGATCCAGCTCTATCCCAACGTCGCGCCGAACCATGTCGAGCGCATCAAGCAGCTTGCGCGCGCGGGCTTTTACGACGGGATCAAGTTCCACCGCGTGATCGACGGATTCATGGCGCAGACGGGCGACCCGACCGCGACGGGGCAGGGCGGGTCGCAGCTTCCCGACCTCAAGGCCGAATTCAATCCGACCCCGCACCTGCGCGGCACGCTGTCGATGGCGCGCGCGCAGAGCGAGGACAGCGCGAACAGTCAGTTTTTCATCATGCTCCAGCCGCGCTTCTCGCTCGACCGCCGCTACACCGCCTTCGGCCGCGTCGTGTCGGGAATGCAGTATATCGATGCGATTCATAAGGGCGAGCCGCCTGAAGTGATGTCGCGCATGGTCCAGGTTTCGGTCGCCGCCGACAACAAGCCGATGCCGCCGGCATCGATGCTGACCGAGACGGTGCCCGCGCCTGCCGTAGTGCCCACCGTGACGGCTGACGAGCTCAACGCCCCGATCAGCCAGTAA
- a CDS encoding polyprenyl synthetase family protein has protein sequence MALADDQLSRGTKLLLSTQAEVVAGIDRLFDQLLPVPADPRGPLYEAMRHAAIAGGKRLRPMLVRAAGDLFHVDRALTLRVGAAVEAMHVYSLIHDDLPCMDDDDMRRGKPTVHKAFDEATAVLAGDSLHALAFEWLCDPATSSDPFVRGELCCELARAAGPAGMAGGQMMDLAAETSDFDLPTVTRLQQLKTGALIAFSVEAGAILARIPPEGRRPLRGYARDIGLAFQIADDIMDVEGDEALAGKALHKDEAAGKATFVTLMGLERAREQATLLVEQAIQHLAGFGEEAALLRAIARYVVERDR, from the coding sequence ATGGCGCTCGCCGACGACCAGCTTTCGCGGGGCACGAAATTGCTGCTTTCGACCCAGGCCGAGGTCGTGGCGGGGATCGACCGGTTGTTCGACCAGTTGCTGCCCGTGCCCGCCGACCCGCGTGGGCCGCTCTATGAAGCGATGCGCCACGCGGCGATCGCCGGCGGGAAACGGCTGCGTCCGATGCTCGTCCGCGCGGCCGGCGACCTGTTCCACGTCGATCGCGCGCTGACCCTGCGGGTCGGCGCGGCGGTCGAGGCGATGCACGTTTATTCGCTGATCCACGACGATTTGCCGTGTATGGACGACGACGATATGCGCCGCGGCAAGCCGACGGTGCACAAGGCGTTCGACGAGGCGACGGCGGTGCTCGCGGGCGATTCGCTCCACGCCCTCGCCTTCGAATGGCTGTGCGACCCGGCGACCAGCTCCGACCCGTTCGTGCGCGGCGAGCTTTGCTGCGAACTTGCGCGCGCCGCGGGGCCGGCGGGCATGGCGGGCGGGCAGATGATGGATCTCGCCGCCGAAACATCGGATTTCGACCTGCCGACGGTGACGCGGCTCCAGCAGCTCAAGACCGGCGCGCTGATCGCCTTTTCGGTCGAGGCGGGTGCGATACTCGCGCGCATCCCGCCCGAGGGGCGGCGCCCCTTGCGCGGCTATGCGCGCGACATCGGGCTGGCCTTCCAGATCGCCGACGACATCATGGATGTCGAAGGCGACGAGGCGCTGGCGGGCAAGGCGCTGCACAAGGACGAAGCCGCGGGCAAGGCGACCTTCGTGACGCTGATGGGGCTGGAGCGCGCGCGCGAACAGGCGACGCTGCTCGTCGAACAGGCGATCCAGCATCTTGCCGGCTTCGGCGAAGAGGCGGCGCTTTTGCGCGCGATCGCGCGCTATGTCGTGGAAAGGGACCGTTGA